The genomic segment ATTTAGAAAAACTAAATCACGGGACTAATTAGTCGCATACAAGCGATACAAACTGCTACAGATTTTCTGAAAGGTGACACAGACCATGGTGTCATCTATCAAAGTTTTCTCAAATTTAATCTCACGCCTACAGAATAGCAACCGCTGTTACTACGGGCGCTCCAATCAGCGAACGCACCGACGAGACACTATTAAAAACCGACAGCCATGTGTCAATTGGTGTGACCACGGTCTTACATACAGGCTGGAAACTACCCCTACTTTCAGTGGTGGGAGTATGGCCTCTTTTCGAAGACACATTTAGTTTCTAGCATAACCACtactcgtcgctgtcatcgatgtccgcagataaatataacctgaAAAACCGGAGATAAGAACCCACGTGTGTTCATGACTCTCATTGAAAAACGGTTATTGACTACAAAAGTTATCGaaacgtttattgaaatgacgaaATGGTGTGCGGTACCGACTTGCAAGACCGGCAGTAGAACCGAGCAGAAACGTTCTTTACTTCGAGTGCCGAAAGACATTGTTACTtggaaaaagtgggaaaaagctattacccgcaaaaataaaataaagagataaaggacagatttaaacataaaatcctgatggaaaaaacataataaaattttgctaaaatgtatttaaaaatctctatcaattgatcccggttcattatcatttcatcataaattttcaaacttttggaatattagatataaaatttataatcaaatacgaaaatttctaataaaatataaaaatttatgatgaaatgttaatgaatcgaggtcaattgacagagagtttcaaatacatttcaacaaattttattacatttttttccatcacggaaggattcgtttttattcacacttaattttgagtaaaaactcaattttatttcatatacatatttccctaattcatttatagtcttaaattatttaaagcgttattaatttatcatattgttttgtGAAGACTGCGAGTGGAATAAAGTCAGACGGATATTCTCCCGGCCTCTGACGTCCCTCGTCGGCCTGCGAACATCGATCGCAACGTCTCTAGTGGctactaaagaaataaaaagtgacacaaaatgatccatctccacctctgaagttccagacctgtatataagaccgtgctcttaaggggatgctggagttgctagtgaacttcttcgcgaaggtgctgccatcgcacaatatttgcacaataaaatgtttttttacaaaaatttggcaatttgtacgcacaaaatcgctgttgagcggtgtttggacacaattaaggaatatgagactgcttttcgaagtgactttagaagcgtcataaaagagaattctgtgttttcctttaggattagaggttagaatacaggagaacacagaattctcttttatgacgcttctaaagtcacttcgaaaagcatcctcatattccttaattgtgtccaaacaccgctcaacagcgattttgtgcgtacaaattgccaaattgttgtaaaaagcattttattgtgcaaatattgtgcgatagcagcaccatcgcgaagaagttcactagcagctccagcatccccttaaggggaagctggagttgctagtgaactattgtgtcactatagcgatggtaattgcagtttcgaaaattctctttattgcttgtgcagaatagaaaatccttttccacaaatgaagtacagatagaaagaaagtccgctccacaggactttatactcaaaatggaaaaaagttaaaaacttgcatttgtcttttctaacttttttccattctgaatataaagtcctatggagcggactttctttctatctgtacttcatttgtggaaaaggattttttatcctgcacaagcaataaagagaattttcgaaactgcaattaccatcgctatagtgaaaaaatagttcactagcaactccaggatcaccttaaggggaagctgaagttgctagtgaactattttttcactatagcgatggtaattgcagtttcgaaaattctctttattgcttgtgcagaataaaaaatccttttccacaaatgaagtatagatagaaagaaagtccgctctacaggactttatattcaaaatggaaaaaagttagaaaagacaaatgcaagtttttaacttttttccattttgaatataaagtcctgtagagcggactttctttctatctatacttcatttgtggaaaaggattttttattctgcacaagcaataaagtgaattttcgaaactgcaattaccatcgctatagtgaaaaaatagttcactagcaactccagcatccccttaagccTTCGGCAGCCAGCGCGACGCGGTTCGCgacgcgcgatacgcgacgtGCGATATCCAATGAGCGTACAGCTTTTCCATAAACACTGTACGCTCATTGGATATTGCACGTCGCATATCGCGCatcgcgtgtcgcgtcgcgctggTGTGCCGGAGGTCTTACCCGCATCCATTGACGATGGCGCCTCTATACGAAGCTCGGCGATAAAGAAGAGCTTTGATGTGTGCAGgagtagaaattttatttcatatacatatttccctaattcatttatagtcttaaattatttaaagcgttattaatttatcatattgttttgtGAAGACTGCGAGTGGAATAAAAACAGACGGATATTCCCCCGGCCTCCGACGTCCCTCGTCCGCCTGCGAACATCGATCGCAACGCCTCTAGTGGctactaaagaaataaaaagtgacacaAAATGATCCATCTCCACCTCTGAAGTTCCAGACCTGTACATAAGACCGTGGGTGTGACCACTTTGCGGCCTGCGGGCCCGGAGAATTGCAGAGGTTTGACATTATCGACCAACTTTGATTGCACTGAGAGATTTGACTGACTTCAATCTACcaagttaaattattttgtcgataataaatttatgtgtaCGATATTAATTGGTGATATTTTagaattgtatatttaattattacttaattattttcaacgttcagTTTGGGTTATTGTTTTTGTATTTGGACCACAATACTTCTGAGAGGGCACTACAGCAGCAACTTGGAGTGGTGGAGGTCGAGATTGTCAGGTGGCACCTGTCAGATGCTCCAGTGTGGTTATGACAGGTTATGACATATTACAGTTAGcagcaaaataatttaaaaatggatgaAATCTCCAGCTgggaagaaatagaaaatgatCGTAAGTAGACAGATATGTATTTgtcgaataaaaattttatattttttacttgtaATTCCAGAATTCTTCAAGCAACTACTGGACGTCGACTCTAAAAAGACTGACGTCAATTCGTTGTTATCGGTAGCCCAACAGTTAAATAAGTTGGGACAAGGTAAAATCCACCCCTTTCTATGTTTTATATTGGTTCATTCAAATACTAAATTGATCAATAATGATTCTCCAGCTATCACAGTGTTGAATACAGAGTTGCAAAGGCAGGTGCTTGCCAATCATGAGGATTTGCTGTCTCAAGCAACGTGGGTCGAGAAATTGGAAGGGGTACTCTTTGTAATGCAATCTCACATACAGGTGAATACTGCAAAAACTGTTAACAATTACTAATGTTAATTAACTTGAAGTAGCGTAAAAAGAGACTcgaccatttttattttagagcCTCTTATCAGCAGTTGAGCGCTTACGTGGGAAAATTGTTGACCCGTTTAACAGGATCGAGATGCAGACGATTGTACTGGCACGGCTGCACGAGACGTCTGATCTGCTGCGAAGAGTCGCTAGAATGCAACATTTGTCAAAGCGTTTGAATTCTCAAATGAACAGCATCAATCAGGGGCCAGATATCGTCAAAGCGGCCAACAGTCTGCATGAACTTGGTATGTATTCTCCCAATTGCTTCTTCCTAAAAATATCGAAGCTgcatatcaatttttcatgtataaactttatattacaTCTACAGAACAATTAATGGCAGACACAGATCTTAACGGGCTGGATGTGATCGCTGACGACCAACAGGCTGTAAAAGCTCAGAGAGCCACTGTGCAGAGGATAGCCACTCATACGTTAACGCAGGGTTTGCAGGCAATGGACAGGACAAAGGTGGTCAAGTTGATGATTATCGCCAATTTTTAGCTAccaagatttttttatttattagaacgCACAAAGCTTACATTACATGATCTAAATATGGAATGAGTAGGTGAGCACAGCGGTGCAGGTCTTCCAGAATCTGGGAATAATAAAGGAAGCCGTTGACACAACCATAGAATCCACTCTGGCTGAGATAGAGAAGATCTCCAGAGAATCGTTGGACGTGTCTCTGGCAATGAATCAAGATTTCGGGAAACGCGGGGCGCCGGGAAGGGCCGCGATTCCGTCGCCCGGGTCGTCCGGGAATTTGCGCGTGAGAATCTGGGAAAATCTCGAACGCCTTTTCCAGGATACCCTGTACACGCAATGTTTGCAGGTAAACGggtgcaatattatatttacgtttCATTTCTATTCTTAGCCTGGCaatgttcaaatatttattttatatctagaTCGAGTTGCTACAAAGGATATTGTTGGAACATCATACTAAAGGATTTCAAGATTTGTCGGAGAAGTTTTGGGACAAGGTGAATGTCCTCCTCGCGAAAGTCCTGATTGAACGTGCTCAAGGTAAATCAGAAATATATGTTAGATgctagaaaataatatataataaaatagtaatattcattaaataaaataataatattgaataaagctTGATCGTCTTTACAGGCTCGTCATTCGTAAAGCAAGCGCTGGAAGGAGAATATCCAAAGGTTTTAAGAATATTCTTGGACTTGAGTAAACGTCTGAAAGAAAGATCTCACAATATCGGAATTTATAGTATCGAGTAAGTGCAAAATCTTGTGCAAATCAGTGTGCAAAACATATCATTAGTATTGTGTATTATATCTTTACAGTCACAATGTTTTATTGCCGTTTAAAAATGCGTATCTGTCGCGCTCGGTGTCTCGACTGCTGGATCCGGTACACAATATGTTTCCCGGAGAGAGATTGCCGACGCACGACGAAATTGATAGTCTCATTCGTACGATTACCAAGTAAGTTTCGCGTGTATGAATCTCTTCTgactgaaaaaaaatatacattttctctttctctctttcaagtGAATTAAGCGTGTCACTGGTGGACGACGGACTCTCTACTGTCGTCTCGCACAACGTGGGAAAAGCGATAAGATTGTTCTGTTTAAAATGCGAGCAAAATATGGTCGCCGGCGCTGAGGCTAGTCAAGTGATCGATTCACCTACTGCTGGCCAGCAAACGAACGTCACGCTCGCAAATTTGCTGCATTATTTTTCCAGCCAGACAAATCGCGTGATAGTAAACCTGGCGGGGGGATTGCCCTCCGAGGGTAGTCTCATGATCACCTCGGTACTCAAAGAGACGGACGTATTCACGGAGACCTGTTTACTTGTACCATTGCTGAGCTCGATTAACGACGCAATTGAGAGCATCATTCTAACGATGCACGACGACCCCGAATTTAGAGAGTGAGTTAAATGCATCTTTGCTTCCCGTTTCCACTTCTctattgatttatataaattgggtaattatttagtttaacggagcaacctcggatgaccttgaccttgacatatattatagaggtcaccctcctgagtgaccttcaaaagattttagccgtcgctcattgtttattaaaaagttatcaacaacagaagtttaatgattttgcacgaattttcaactgtccacgcgaagtaaggacttgagtttgacatatattacaaaagtcaccttcccgaataacccgcactaggtttcacccgtcgctcattgtttattaaaaagttattaacaaaagaagtttcgaaaatatagtagttattttgaatattgaaagacataaacgacgaatatgaacgaaggaaggaaagcgatttaacctaacctaatctaatctagcctggttaggttaggttatattttccgaaactggagcccggacacatatacgctcgtttttcagcccgcttcgcgggagggcgggggggaggggcgaagcggaaaatataacctaacctaaccaggctagattagattaggttaggttaaatcgctttccttccttcgttcatattcgtcgtttatgtctttcaatattcaaaattactatattttcgaaacttcttttgttaataactttttaataaacaatgagcgacggctaaaaccttttgaaggtcactcaggagggtgaccgtgacaacatatgtcaaggtcaaggtcattcgaggttgctccgttaatctaaataattaccataaattgatattaaaatttatataattttatcactCAAGCACGAGCAGCCCTTTGGGAAAAGAGATCGGCTGTTCGCTCTACATGCGTGAGCTACAAGGCTTTATTCTACGGTCCGTGAATACGTTTTTGCTGCCGTACAAGAATCAAGCGGTTGTAGCCGAAaggtatttattttctcttccaTTCGTTTGTCCATCGAGCGTTACGAATACACATTATTCAACTGTGCTACGTTAAACTATCGTTCGATCTTATTCAAGTTGCAAAACTGTCGCATCGAGGTGCATAGAACTATTCGTTCGCCACGCCTGCTTACTCAGACCCCTGACTGATTTTGGGAGGGCAAAACTTTTGGTGGATTTCGCTCAGGTAAATTAGATATCACTTCCGCGTGCATCAAATCGATGCCTAACGGGTGGGAAGTTTTAGATGGAGATCGCTGTAATGCCATTATGTCGCGGTGGTCACATGAGTCTGCTCGAGCAACAGCAGTACAGAACCTTACGAGCGCTGAAGACTTTCCTTCCTCTCGGTCCCGAGGAAATGGTGGAAAAAGTTTTGGAAGGACAGGGAGAGAGCAGCGTACCACCGTCTCTCATTCTTCTGCATCTGTTTTCCGGGGCACCGCCCGAGCTCGCATCACCACATCAGGTGAGCAGGCTTCTTCTCGACACGTGCGCTAATTATTTGGTGTAAGTATATCGTGCGTTAGGTGCTACTAATGatactgaaatattaaatattgtttagaGCGCCGGTTGGTCTGTCGGACGACTATCTCAGTGGATGGACGGTCATCCGAGTGAGAGGGACAGATTGGCGCTATGCAGCGGGCCACTGGAGCGTTATCAGCTAACGATCCGACAGCAAAATCTACCATCGTTCCACTCTCTATTTCCGCAGATGATGAAACTGGCCAATTTAAAGGAACATTCAAGTCAATGAAGATACATGTTAAATGCtatgaaattgtatatatttcctgcttcgtataaaaatatttttcggaatttatatttaaagctaTACAAGAGACGAGCGTAACTCAGTCATGGTTTTTACAGTTACTCGGGTTTAACGACGCTAATAACCGCTGTAAACGCCttcgaaaaaaaatttcagaaataggTATTGTATCTTATATCATTCCAGAATTTTTGAACGCAAACTGTTTTGCACAAGTGCAATCCTATCATTATCGTAACGCCTAGCGTTATAATAGTCCACTTGGAGCTACTTTTTTCCGGCCCAATAAAGGTTGCTGGTACACCGATATCGCTCTCCTTATCGATCTACggtatgaaaaaaaatatataacgagCGTCAATGTAAAATCAATGTTGtagaaaattgatattggttctttctttctttcttaccTTTTTCGCTAGTTTTTCAACACACTGTACCTCATGTTTCAGACTTTTTAAAGCGTCTTGTAGCTTTCTTATCTCTTTCTCATACTCGACTTTTTGTTCAGCGGAGAGTTGAACATCCTCGCTCGCGGCTTTTACCAAATTATTCTTGAGAAATTGGAAACTGGAACCTATCACGGTGATCTGCTTCTTTGCATTTGTCAATGTTATTATACCATCGTAAAGCCTGAAATCACGTATACATATGATCGAAAATGGTAATTACATTTTCGGcgttatattgggttggccaaacagtaattgcgtttttttaaatataaataaaaggcgaatttttcatgggaaacaaaaactttattaaacaatatattgtccatttcgtttgattatcttttgccatttttcaggcaacttcatgattccgcgctcaaaaaagttcttatttttttcagcaaaaaacaattccaacaacgatttgatatcctcatcggcagtaaaggttttaccattcaaggcgttttgcaaagaacgaaatgaatggtaatctgatggtgccaggtctggcgaatatggtggatgtggtaacatcatggtaacacgtcccatccaagctgcaacaatttttcacgagtgaccaaacttgtacgtggtctagcgttatcatggtgaaacacaacacctttgcgattcaccaattctcgacgtttctgttcgatggcatcatttaatttatccagttgacgacagtatacgtctgaatgaatggtttgattccttgcaagcagctcaaaatacacagtcccaccagactgacagcataatctttctttggtgaatatctgcttttcaagtgctttcagcgggttcatcacgcttgctccaccatctttttcgtttgacgttattgtagacgatccatttttcgtcgcctgttatcatacgtttcaaaaatcgatcattttcctcacgtttcgaaagagaatcgcagatgtcaatacgctcagtgagatgaatttctttgagctcacgtggtacccaaatatcgagcttactaatgtatccaagtcgttttgaatggttttcaacactcgatttcgatatgttaagattctcagcaatctctcgtgtcgttaaatgccgattggaatcgatcagtgcctttattttgtcatcaatttcgattggccttcctgagcgtggtgcatctttcacattaaaatctccagattgaaatttagcaaa from the Ooceraea biroi isolate clonal line C1 chromosome 13, Obir_v5.4, whole genome shotgun sequence genome contains:
- the LOC105280030 gene encoding conserved oligomeric Golgi complex subunit 5; the encoded protein is MDEISSWEEIENDQFFKQLLDVDSKKTDVNSLLSVAQQLNKLGQAITVLNTELQRQVLANHEDLLSQATWVEKLEGVLFVMQSHIQSLLSAVERLRGKIVDPFNRIEMQTIVLARLHETSDLLRRVARMQHLSKRLNSQMNSINQGPDIVKAANSLHELEQLMADTDLNGLDVIADDQQAVKAQRATVQRIATHTLTQGLQAMDRTKVSTAVQVFQNLGIIKEAVDTTIESTLAEIEKISRESLDVSLAMNQDFGKRGAPGRAAIPSPGSSGNLRVRIWENLERLFQDTLYTQCLQIELLQRILLEHHTKGFQDLSEKFWDKVNVLLAKVLIERAQGSSFVKQALEGEYPKVLRIFLDLSKRLKERSHNIGIYSIDHNVLLPFKNAYLSRSVSRLLDPVHNMFPGERLPTHDEIDSLIRTITNELSVSLVDDGLSTVVSHNVGKAIRLFCLKCEQNMVAGAEASQVIDSPTAGQQTNVTLANLLHYFSSQTNRVIVNLAGGLPSEGSLMITSVLKETDVFTETCLLVPLLSSINDAIESIILTMHDDPEFRDTSSPLGKEIGCSLYMRELQGFILRSVNTFLLPYKNQAVVAESCKTVASRCIELFVRHACLLRPLTDFGRAKLLVDFAQMEIAVMPLCRGGHMSLLEQQQYRTLRALKTFLPLGPEEMVEKVLEGQGESSVPPSLILLHLFSGAPPELASPHQSAGWSVGRLSQWMDGHPSERDRLALCSGPLERYQLTIRQQNLPSFHSLFPQMMKLANLKEHSSQ